Proteins encoded within one genomic window of Balaenoptera ricei isolate mBalRic1 chromosome 10, mBalRic1.hap2, whole genome shotgun sequence:
- the LOC132373757 gene encoding basic salivary proline-rich protein 2-like, which translates to MVSGRHRTTLRRARRLRRSFVHPQPPTSARRPCPSPPRPQTPPSAEPLGRTRRAPGAPGITAAPAPGGGRAGVLYVTDSSGKRKGAEGSWRRQPLPPPPRGDAVPRATRKHEMGGKSAADAYGTRTVPERQQAALPRFARRAPATSPGCAARSPPCGGGWAAAGPPPLPRSPHPREAGSPPGTPGRFPQRRHRLRRRNQKPRHSPEVPRPPAPQHPSGKSRAPLQEARIKQTKTP; encoded by the coding sequence ATGGTGTCAGGGAGGCACCGGACCACGCTGAGGCGAGCGAGGCGGCTCCGGCGCTCCTTCGTCCATCCTCAGCCGCCGACGTCGGCCCGGCGCCCCTGCCCTTCCCCGCCGCGCCCGCAGACCCCGCCCAGCGCCGAGCCGCTCGGCCGCACCAGGCGCGCCCCGGGAGCTCCGGGCATCACAGCGGCGCCGGCGCCCGGGGGAGGCCGGGCCGGCGTCCTCTACGTAACCGACAGCTCTGGAAAGAGAAAAGGTGCGGAGGGGTCCTGGCGGAGGCAGCCGCTCCCTCCGCCGCCCCGAGGGGACGCCGTCCCCCGGGCCACTCGAAAGCATGAAATGGGCGGCAAAAGCGCAGCAGACGCCTACGGGACCCGGACGGTCCCCGAGAGGCAGCAAGCAGCGCTCCCGCGCTTCGCCCGTCGCGCTCCCGCCACGTCTCCGGGCTGTGCCGCCCGCTCCCCTCCCTGCGGTGGGGGCTGGGCGGCGGCTGGGCCCCCACCGTTGCCGCGCTCCCCACACCCGCGCGAGGCCGGCTCTCCGCCCGGAACGCCGGGGCGCTTCCCGCAGAGGCGACACCGACTCCGGCGCCGCAACCAGAAACCACGGCACAGCCCAGAAGTCCCCAGGCCACCCGCTCCCCAGCACCCTTCGGGGAAATCTCGTGCACCTCTGCAGGAGGcgagaataaaacaaacaaaaaccccgtAA